Proteins from a genomic interval of Caulobacter rhizosphaerae:
- a CDS encoding M1 family metallopeptidase, giving the protein MRPSSILVLVAWLLQAGSTLGAERPGEGFDVTHYALALTPDIQNRTLSGREVITLRTTKDRLRSLTFSGSALSIDSATLDGVPVVVETGGEALSIRLAEPLARGRAVRLELTYHGRPARGLSGSATSLYTSYFACDWMICAQETFGDKAAFSLALKVPAGIDTLSVGRRVARIRTSDGGEIHRWTAPRPYSAYLFGFAVGRFARVEERVDARVRAARLVYLSDVADEGELRQRFAETGGIVRFFADKAGAPLPVAAYSQLLVEGREAQEAASYSVLGVEALPTRADEPSQNWAIAHELAHQWWGNLVTSATLKDFWLNEGVTTFMTAAWKEHRYGPAAYEAELAVARGRLEKARAAGFDKPLAWEGRYPNLGTRRAIQYSKGALFMDHLRTTLGEEAFWAGLRRYTRAHAGKTVTSLDLEKAMEAASGRDLRPVFLEWVFGPDAALERF; this is encoded by the coding sequence GTGCGCCCATCAAGCATCCTGGTTCTGGTCGCCTGGTTACTACAGGCCGGATCCACGCTCGGCGCCGAGAGACCCGGCGAGGGCTTCGACGTCACGCACTACGCCCTGGCGCTGACGCCCGACATCCAGAACAGGACCCTGTCGGGCCGTGAGGTCATCACGTTGCGGACGACCAAAGACCGGCTACGGAGCCTCACCTTCTCCGGTAGTGCGCTCAGCATCGACAGCGCGACGCTCGACGGCGTCCCCGTGGTCGTCGAAACCGGGGGAGAGGCGCTCTCGATCAGGCTCGCCGAGCCGCTGGCGCGGGGGCGCGCCGTTAGGCTGGAGCTGACCTATCACGGCCGGCCCGCGCGCGGCCTCTCCGGTTCGGCGACGTCGCTCTACACGAGCTATTTTGCCTGCGACTGGATGATCTGCGCCCAGGAGACGTTCGGCGACAAGGCCGCGTTCTCGCTCGCGCTCAAGGTCCCAGCCGGAATAGACACGCTGTCGGTCGGCCGGAGGGTCGCCAGGATCCGAACCTCCGACGGCGGTGAAATTCACCGATGGACGGCGCCCCGCCCCTATTCGGCCTATCTGTTCGGCTTCGCGGTAGGACGGTTCGCCCGCGTCGAAGAGCGCGTCGACGCGCGTGTCCGGGCGGCTAGACTTGTCTATCTGAGCGACGTCGCCGACGAGGGGGAACTGAGGCAGCGGTTCGCCGAGACCGGTGGGATCGTCCGCTTCTTCGCCGACAAGGCCGGCGCGCCGCTTCCGGTCGCGGCGTATAGCCAGCTCCTGGTCGAGGGGCGCGAGGCTCAGGAGGCGGCGTCCTATTCCGTGCTTGGGGTCGAGGCGCTGCCGACGCGAGCGGACGAACCCAGCCAGAATTGGGCCATCGCGCACGAACTCGCCCACCAGTGGTGGGGCAATCTCGTCACCAGCGCGACGTTGAAGGACTTCTGGCTCAACGAAGGCGTCACGACGTTCATGACGGCCGCCTGGAAGGAGCATCGCTACGGACCCGCGGCCTATGAGGCGGAACTGGCGGTGGCGCGCGGGCGATTGGAGAAGGCCCGAGCCGCGGGGTTCGACAAGCCCTTGGCCTGGGAAGGTCGCTACCCAAACCTCGGAACACGCCGCGCGATCCAGTACAGCAAGGGCGCGCTGTTCATGGACCACCTGCGAACCACGCTGGGCGAAGAGGCCTTCTGGGCCGGCCTACGACGTTACACCCGCGCCCACGCCGGCAAGACGGTTACCAGCCTCGACCTGGAAAAGGCAATGGAAGCGGCCAGTGGCCGAGATCTGCGTCCGGTCTTTTTGGAGTGGGTGTTCGGTCCAGATGCGGCGCTGGAGCGTTTCTGA
- a CDS encoding DUF6624 domain-containing protein, with protein MKFLLAAVISLSAGAGFAQTPSSGAPFLSVNCGTPDQREQAAKAQLSNSSTPDVDLAAATRAIALGKAQHAKVLDGQPVDDPYRSASRFGALAKTATDPEIAELYRRTARDQLNRSIFTAAMRKASWATGLNDVSLAYAFQRLSSEGCGVEIDNLRWIRDRIVSRGWFKISAHGADADGAAFLLVQHADRDPDFQSQVLTLLEPLVAAGETKPLNFAYLFDRVAAANNRPQRYGTQGRCLPTGWTPVVAIEDVGGLEARRAAVGLPPHQEYVKRCVPAGTPKTPG; from the coding sequence GTGAAGTTTCTGTTGGCTGCCGTCATTTCGCTGTCGGCCGGCGCGGGATTCGCGCAAACGCCCTCTTCCGGAGCGCCTTTCTTGTCCGTCAACTGCGGCACTCCGGACCAGAGGGAGCAGGCCGCGAAAGCCCAGCTCTCCAACAGTTCAACGCCTGATGTCGACCTTGCGGCGGCGACCCGGGCCATCGCGCTGGGCAAGGCCCAACATGCCAAAGTTCTCGATGGGCAGCCGGTCGATGACCCCTATAGATCAGCGAGCCGGTTCGGCGCCTTGGCCAAGACAGCGACCGATCCGGAAATCGCCGAGCTGTACCGCCGGACCGCTCGTGATCAACTCAACCGGAGCATCTTCACCGCAGCGATGCGGAAGGCAAGTTGGGCGACAGGCTTGAACGATGTTTCGCTTGCCTACGCCTTTCAACGTCTCTCCAGCGAAGGGTGCGGCGTCGAAATCGACAACCTTCGTTGGATTCGGGATCGCATCGTCTCCCGGGGCTGGTTCAAGATCAGCGCCCATGGCGCGGACGCTGACGGCGCGGCATTTCTGTTGGTCCAGCACGCCGATCGTGATCCTGATTTCCAGAGTCAGGTGTTGACGCTCCTGGAACCCCTGGTCGCCGCTGGAGAGACCAAGCCCCTGAATTTCGCCTATCTGTTCGATCGCGTCGCGGCCGCGAACAACCGACCGCAGAGATACGGCACGCAAGGTCGTTGCCTGCCGACGGGCTGGACGCCGGTCGTCGCGATCGAGGACGTCGGCGGGCTGGAAGCCCGCCGAGCGGCCGTGGGCCTGCCGCCGCACCAGGAGTACGTCAAACGTTGTGTCCCCGCTGGGACGCCTAAGACGCCGGGATAG